Proteins co-encoded in one Haloarcula sp. DT43 genomic window:
- a CDS encoding DUF7344 domain-containing protein, giving the protein MSNQGNGGPRSDRWCGMTPADRTLSTADVDDVFEVLSDWRRRAVCHYFVTGDRTAADVEALATVLSDRGDAGTVGASDTSPSTIRTQLREEHLPVLHRIGVIDYDERSGAVKYWGSPTVEKWLDHARAVTRRTDF; this is encoded by the coding sequence ATGAGCAATCAAGGGAATGGCGGGCCGCGGAGCGACCGGTGGTGTGGGATGACGCCGGCGGACAGGACGCTGTCCACGGCGGATGTCGACGACGTGTTCGAGGTGCTGTCGGACTGGCGACGGCGCGCCGTCTGTCACTACTTCGTGACTGGTGACCGGACAGCCGCCGACGTCGAGGCGCTCGCGACGGTGCTCTCCGACCGGGGGGACGCGGGCACGGTCGGGGCGTCGGACACGTCGCCGTCGACTATCCGGACACAGCTCCGAGAGGAGCACCTCCCGGTGCTGCACCGAATCGGTGTCATCGACTACGACGAGCGAAGCGGCGCAGTCAAATACTGGGGATCGCCCACCGTCGAAAAGTGGCTCGACCACGCACGGGCGGTCACGCGGCGAACCGACTTCTGA
- a CDS encoding Rieske (2Fe-2S) protein, which translates to MQRLTTVETVHEDGSWLFTAQDPYGDLEEVVLVPCEDGVEAWVNQCTHEAQRFDTGRGVPMRDEQLICPRHGSLFDACDGGCDNGEAAGTTLPGVEISETHGDVFLTDDDYAFAHEGGIDDDDGPSSTSHLQL; encoded by the coding sequence GTGCAGCGACTTACGACAGTCGAGACGGTCCACGAGGACGGGTCGTGGCTGTTCACCGCCCAAGACCCTTACGGCGACCTCGAAGAAGTCGTCCTCGTCCCCTGCGAGGACGGCGTCGAGGCGTGGGTGAACCAGTGTACACACGAGGCACAGCGGTTCGACACCGGTCGGGGCGTCCCGATGCGGGACGAGCAGCTCATCTGCCCCCGGCACGGCTCCCTGTTCGACGCCTGTGACGGCGGCTGTGACAACGGCGAGGCCGCGGGGACGACGCTCCCCGGCGTCGAGATATCGGAGACCCACGGCGACGTGTTCCTCACCGACGACGACTACGCCTTCGCCCACGAGGGCGGCATCGACGACGACGACGGCCCGAGTTCCACGTCCCACCTCCAGCTGTGA
- a CDS encoding UPF0175 family protein, translated as MPTISARLPAEEKEELDDVAELLSEDRSTTIRKALREGLETLRLRVAVEQYQSGDVSAAEAAQLADLSIAEWLDVARERNLTTQLELSDLELDADTAAEL; from the coding sequence ATGCCGACAATCAGCGCTCGCCTCCCCGCCGAAGAGAAGGAAGAACTCGACGACGTGGCCGAACTGCTCTCGGAGGACCGCTCGACGACGATTCGGAAGGCGCTCCGGGAGGGGCTGGAGACGCTCCGGCTTCGGGTCGCCGTCGAACAGTACCAGTCCGGCGACGTGTCGGCGGCCGAGGCGGCACAGCTCGCGGACCTCTCCATCGCGGAGTGGCTCGACGTGGCCCGGGAGCGAAACCTCACGACGCAGCTCGAACTGTCCGACCTGGAGCTCGACGCCGACACGGCCGCCGAGCTATGA
- the aspS gene encoding aspartate--tRNA(Asn) ligase: MENRTYTADAAPGDTVTVAGWVHEIRDLGGIAFLILRDTTGKIQVKFEKDEMDDDLVETGLGVQRESVISVTGAVEEEPRAPTGVEVTPESVDVISEADPELPLDPSGKVDAELPTRLDNRTLDLRKDEVKAIFEIRAEVLRSVREAFRELDCTEINTPKIVATGTEGGTELFPITYFGREAFMNQSPQLFKQLMVGSGLERVFEIGPIFRAEEHNTPRHLNEATSIDFESAFYDHTEAMDACEHVVKSAYEGVAENCAEELEALGLEDEFEAPEGDFPRLTYEEALDKINATGELDEPLVWGDDLSTEAEHVLGQEVGEHYFITDWPSEIKPFYIKDHDDDAEVSTGFDMMHPSMELVSGGQREHRFDHLVEGFEQQGLDPEAFEYYTKMFKYGMPPHAGWGLGGERLIMTMLGLENIREAVIFPRDRQRLSP, translated from the coding sequence ATGGAAAACCGCACCTACACGGCGGACGCAGCGCCGGGTGACACGGTCACCGTCGCCGGCTGGGTCCACGAAATCCGAGACCTCGGTGGAATCGCATTCCTCATTCTCCGGGACACCACCGGGAAGATACAGGTCAAGTTCGAGAAAGACGAGATGGACGACGACCTCGTCGAGACCGGTCTCGGCGTCCAGCGGGAGTCGGTCATCTCGGTGACCGGCGCCGTCGAGGAGGAACCCCGCGCCCCGACCGGCGTCGAGGTCACGCCCGAGAGCGTCGACGTCATCTCCGAGGCCGACCCCGAACTCCCGCTCGACCCCTCCGGGAAGGTCGACGCCGAACTCCCGACGCGCCTCGACAACCGGACGCTGGACCTCCGCAAGGACGAGGTCAAGGCCATCTTCGAGATTCGCGCCGAGGTCCTGCGGTCGGTCCGCGAGGCCTTCCGCGAGCTCGACTGTACGGAGATTAACACGCCGAAAATCGTCGCCACGGGGACCGAGGGCGGCACCGAGCTGTTCCCCATCACGTACTTCGGCCGCGAGGCGTTCATGAACCAGAGCCCCCAACTGTTCAAGCAGCTGATGGTCGGCTCCGGCCTGGAGCGGGTCTTCGAAATCGGCCCGATTTTCCGCGCCGAGGAGCACAACACGCCCCGCCACCTCAACGAGGCGACCTCCATCGACTTCGAGTCGGCCTTCTACGACCACACCGAGGCGATGGACGCCTGCGAACACGTCGTCAAGTCTGCCTACGAGGGCGTCGCCGAGAACTGCGCCGAGGAGCTGGAAGCGCTCGGCCTCGAAGACGAGTTCGAGGCTCCCGAGGGCGACTTCCCGCGGCTCACCTACGAGGAGGCGCTGGACAAAATCAACGCCACGGGCGAGCTCGACGAGCCGCTCGTGTGGGGCGACGACCTCTCGACGGAGGCCGAGCACGTCCTCGGCCAGGAGGTCGGCGAGCACTACTTCATCACCGACTGGCCCAGCGAAATCAAGCCGTTCTACATCAAGGACCACGACGACGACGCGGAGGTCTCGACCGGCTTCGACATGATGCACCCCTCGATGGAACTGGTCTCGGGCGGCCAGCGTGAACACCGCTTCGACCACCTCGTCGAAGGGTTCGAACAGCAGGGCCTGGACCCGGAGGCCTTCGAATACTACACCAAGATGTTCAAGTACGGCATGCCGCCCCACGCCGGCTGGGGCCTCGGCGGCGAGCGCCTCATCATGACGATGCTCGGGCTGGAGAACATCCGGGAAGCGGTCATCTTCCCGCGCGACCGGCAGCGGCTGAGCCCGTAG
- a CDS encoding PAS domain-containing protein gives MIGNDLDDIAFAGGGHADATGREFEVVYLDTDPAARQRVRTALSDHSADATVTTVATTTAALEAVASTEVACLALDPAGLDDIPAALVSNDRYPVVVYTDGDDAVVDDAATVVKKQRGEQSTFLAEKVVSVVSASADRTESALRESLSGIESRAGADEIAVLLGSDGEVRWSNAAVSAFVAGMDDTRRVDRLYDAMATAVPDTPCGRRQVQRLRDAPTEPVTVRLPGDDHDQYLLRHGYELPDAAGGLTLVLLRDVTETARRDARTALLDLLVDQAQDGLYTLDERGVIDFCNESFAATLGYDPAELRGEHASAVLVPGELSKGQATVERLLESPAETSTTVDLTFRRKDGTERELSINYTLIHDDVGNYDGLVGVARDVTERKHREREYQELTERLHFALEGAELGVWDWNPKTNEVTFDERWTGMLGYTTDELEPRYETWADLVHPDDIDRAEQALKDLKTGETELYQCEFRMRTKDGDWRWIRDIGKVFERTDDGEAVRAVGIHQDITEERRRQNEVERQRDELVTLDRVNVLIQDLIHALGTTASRDEIAETVCERIVDSELWSLAWIGERTGASDGLVPETVAGADDRVDVATDWADPGPGETALRTGTPQTATAESGAAASSGDATPAADGAESVAAVPLVHGDVVHGILCVCAAEPDAFTSRVVESFAVLGEMIGFAFTAVQNRRLLTRDRVLELTFESRNPETPLVSVSNAYNCRVEVVESVDIGSNHLLYLSVDGGPAAAVAERLGSRAAVVDSRVVRADDDGGTIELRVPETIQSLLLDVGACRRTVVADGGTLSITIEAPPDADSRTIRETLTTLVPDLTLTAKRECERARDAVAADTDPSENLTDRQQEVLRTAFLTGYYAWPRDTDAEQLAEALGIASPTLHQHLRRAQRNLVEAVFDFQ, from the coding sequence ATGATTGGGAACGACCTCGACGACATCGCGTTCGCGGGAGGGGGCCACGCCGACGCTACCGGTCGTGAGTTCGAAGTCGTGTATCTCGACACCGACCCGGCGGCGCGACAGCGGGTACGCACGGCACTGTCGGACCACAGCGCCGACGCGACGGTGACGACCGTGGCGACGACGACGGCCGCGCTGGAGGCGGTCGCGTCGACGGAGGTGGCCTGTCTCGCCCTCGACCCGGCCGGCCTGGACGATATCCCGGCCGCGCTGGTGTCGAACGACCGCTATCCCGTCGTCGTCTACACCGACGGCGACGACGCTGTCGTCGACGACGCGGCGACTGTCGTCAAGAAACAGCGTGGCGAACAGTCGACGTTTCTCGCGGAGAAGGTCGTCAGCGTCGTGTCGGCGTCGGCCGACAGGACCGAGTCCGCGCTGCGGGAGTCGCTCTCGGGCATCGAATCGCGTGCCGGAGCGGACGAAATCGCCGTCCTGCTGGGGTCCGACGGTGAGGTGCGCTGGTCGAACGCGGCGGTGTCGGCCTTCGTCGCCGGCATGGACGACACTCGCCGGGTCGACCGTCTCTACGACGCCATGGCCACGGCAGTGCCTGACACGCCCTGTGGCCGCCGGCAGGTACAGCGGCTCCGGGACGCCCCGACGGAGCCGGTCACCGTCAGGCTCCCCGGCGACGACCACGACCAGTACCTCCTCCGGCACGGGTACGAACTGCCCGACGCCGCGGGCGGGCTCACGCTCGTCCTGCTCCGGGACGTCACCGAGACCGCCCGGCGTGACGCTCGGACGGCGCTGCTGGACCTCCTCGTCGACCAGGCACAGGACGGGCTCTACACGCTGGACGAACGCGGCGTCATCGACTTCTGTAACGAGTCGTTCGCGGCGACGCTGGGATACGACCCGGCCGAACTGCGCGGCGAACACGCCTCGGCGGTCCTCGTCCCGGGGGAGCTCTCGAAGGGGCAGGCGACCGTCGAACGGCTGCTGGAGTCGCCCGCCGAAACGAGTACGACCGTCGACCTGACGTTCCGCCGGAAGGACGGCACCGAGCGGGAGCTGTCTATCAACTACACGCTGATTCACGACGACGTCGGCAACTACGACGGGCTCGTCGGCGTCGCCCGGGACGTCACGGAGCGAAAGCACCGCGAGCGGGAGTACCAGGAACTGACCGAGCGGCTGCACTTCGCGCTCGAAGGCGCGGAGCTCGGCGTCTGGGACTGGAACCCCAAGACCAACGAGGTTACCTTCGACGAGCGCTGGACCGGGATGCTCGGCTACACCACCGACGAACTGGAGCCGCGGTACGAGACGTGGGCGGACCTCGTCCATCCGGACGACATCGACAGGGCGGAACAGGCCCTCAAGGACCTGAAGACCGGCGAAACCGAGCTGTACCAGTGCGAGTTCCGGATGCGGACGAAAGACGGGGACTGGCGGTGGATTCGGGACATCGGGAAGGTGTTCGAGCGGACCGACGACGGCGAGGCGGTCCGTGCGGTCGGAATCCACCAGGACATCACCGAGGAGCGGCGACGCCAGAACGAGGTCGAACGACAGCGCGACGAACTGGTGACCCTCGACCGGGTCAACGTCCTGATTCAGGACCTCATCCACGCGCTCGGGACGACAGCGTCCCGGGACGAAATCGCGGAGACGGTGTGTGAGCGCATCGTCGACTCCGAGCTCTGGAGCCTGGCCTGGATCGGCGAGCGGACCGGAGCCAGCGACGGCCTCGTCCCGGAGACGGTCGCCGGGGCCGACGACCGCGTCGACGTCGCCACTGACTGGGCGGACCCGGGACCCGGCGAAACGGCGCTCCGAACGGGGACGCCACAGACGGCGACGGCCGAGAGCGGGGCTGCCGCGTCCTCCGGCGACGCCACGCCGGCCGCGGACGGGGCCGAGTCTGTCGCGGCTGTCCCCCTGGTTCACGGCGACGTCGTCCACGGCATCCTCTGTGTCTGCGCTGCCGAGCCGGACGCGTTCACCAGCCGTGTCGTCGAGAGCTTCGCCGTCCTCGGCGAGATGATTGGCTTCGCGTTCACGGCCGTCCAGAACCGGCGGCTGCTCACCCGCGACAGGGTCCTCGAACTGACCTTCGAGTCCCGGAACCCCGAGACGCCCCTCGTCTCGGTGTCGAACGCGTACAACTGCCGGGTCGAGGTCGTCGAGTCGGTCGATATCGGGTCGAACCACCTCCTGTACCTCTCCGTGGACGGTGGGCCGGCCGCCGCAGTCGCGGAGCGACTCGGCTCGCGCGCGGCGGTCGTCGACTCGCGGGTCGTCCGAGCGGACGACGACGGTGGCACCATCGAACTGCGGGTCCCGGAAACCATTCAGTCGCTCCTGCTGGATGTCGGTGCCTGTCGCCGGACAGTCGTCGCCGACGGCGGGACGCTCTCGATAACCATCGAGGCCCCGCCGGACGCCGACTCGCGGACGATACGGGAGACGCTCACCACGCTGGTGCCGGACCTCACGCTGACGGCAAAGCGGGAGTGCGAGCGGGCCCGCGACGCGGTCGCCGCCGACACGGACCCGAGCGAGAACCTGACGGACCGCCAGCAGGAGGTGCTCCGGACGGCGTTTCTGACGGGCTACTACGCCTGGCCTCGGGACACCGACGCGGAGCAACTCGCGGAGGCGCTCGGCATCGCGTCGCCGACGCTCCACCAGCACCTCCGACGGGCACAGCGGAACCTCGTCGAGGCCGTCTTCGATTTCCAGTAG
- a CDS encoding DUF3194 domain-containing protein encodes MPTDDEVVETASTAAEDVVFSRYDVGAVEDLDVTVTFEDGVLDVDVYVNAPDSRQDEARVADDAALAARAAVDDLFEE; translated from the coding sequence ATGCCGACGGACGATGAGGTCGTCGAGACAGCCTCGACCGCGGCCGAAGACGTTGTCTTCTCCCGATACGACGTCGGCGCGGTCGAAGACCTCGACGTGACTGTCACCTTCGAGGACGGCGTGCTCGACGTGGACGTGTACGTCAACGCGCCCGACAGTCGGCAGGACGAGGCACGGGTCGCGGACGACGCCGCGCTCGCCGCGCGGGCCGCCGTCGACGACCTGTTCGAGGAGTAG
- a CDS encoding DNA-directed RNA polymerase subunit P encodes MSYKCSRCKRDVTLDEYGGVRCPYCGHRVLLKERSPDVKEIDVN; translated from the coding sequence ATGAGCTACAAGTGTTCACGCTGTAAGCGCGACGTGACGCTGGACGAGTACGGCGGCGTTCGCTGCCCGTACTGCGGACACCGCGTCCTGCTGAAAGAGCGGTCCCCCGACGTCAAGGAAATCGACGTCAACTGA
- a CDS encoding pantoate kinase: MSDEAHAFVPGHITGFFTVDRGEDPVETGSRGGGLALSDGVSVTVARGAETEVTLNGEGIQVEAVERVLDALRTTATVTAETPLPLGSGFGVSGALALGTALAANAAFGHGLSYNELVTIAHGAEVQAGSGLGDVVGQARGGVPLRLEPGGPEYNYIDAIPARSRVEYVTLGELSTEEVVGGDTEPLTAAGERALSDVVKTPTLSAFMQAARRFSREADLLTPAVKAVIDDVAGAGGDAAMAMLGETVFALGTGLSDAGYDASVAAVYPPGATVEDEE; this comes from the coding sequence ATGAGCGACGAAGCACACGCGTTCGTTCCCGGCCACATCACCGGTTTCTTCACGGTCGACCGGGGCGAGGACCCGGTCGAGACCGGGTCCCGCGGCGGCGGGCTGGCGCTGTCTGACGGCGTTTCCGTCACCGTCGCCCGCGGCGCGGAGACGGAGGTAACGCTGAACGGCGAGGGGATTCAGGTCGAGGCCGTCGAGCGGGTGCTGGACGCGTTGCGAACGACGGCGACCGTCACCGCCGAGACGCCGCTCCCGCTGGGGTCCGGATTCGGCGTCTCGGGCGCGCTGGCGCTTGGCACCGCACTGGCGGCCAACGCCGCCTTCGGCCACGGGCTCTCGTACAACGAACTGGTGACCATCGCCCACGGCGCGGAGGTCCAAGCCGGGTCCGGGCTGGGCGACGTGGTGGGACAGGCCCGCGGCGGCGTGCCGCTCCGACTCGAACCGGGCGGCCCGGAGTACAACTACATCGACGCGATTCCGGCCCGCAGCCGCGTCGAGTACGTCACCCTGGGCGAGCTATCGACCGAGGAAGTGGTCGGCGGCGACACGGAGCCGCTGACGGCTGCCGGCGAGCGCGCGCTCTCGGACGTGGTGAAAACGCCGACGCTGTCGGCGTTCATGCAGGCCGCCCGCCGGTTCTCCCGCGAGGCGGACCTGCTGACGCCGGCGGTCAAGGCGGTCATCGACGACGTGGCCGGAGCCGGCGGGGACGCCGCGATGGCGATGCTCGGCGAGACGGTGTTCGCGCTCGGGACCGGCCTCTCCGACGCGGGCTACGACGCCAGCGTCGCCGCCGTCTACCCGCCCGGCGCGACAGTCGAAGACGAAGAGTGA
- a CDS encoding aldo/keto reductase, which translates to MDLPPVGLGTMGIEDAAVVRTAIDCGYRHLDTAQIYDNEAVVGAGIAAAAADRDDLTVATKLWTDALGATAVRPATETSLDRLGLDAVDLLYVHRPRGDYDPETTLPAVEAVREAGLTDHVGLSNFEPEQLAAAREHVDVAAHQVEFHPLYWRESLLADAREHGYPLVAYSPLAGGGVFEDPTIVDIADRHDTSPAAVSIAWVTSYDNVVTIPKASSQSHLSANLAAADLQLTDAERARIEAIEREEELFPE; encoded by the coding sequence ATGGACCTCCCACCGGTCGGGCTCGGCACGATGGGCATCGAGGACGCGGCCGTCGTTCGGACGGCCATCGACTGTGGCTACCGGCACCTCGACACCGCGCAGATATACGACAACGAGGCCGTCGTGGGCGCGGGCATCGCCGCTGCTGCCGCCGACCGCGACGACCTGACCGTCGCGACGAAGCTCTGGACCGACGCGCTCGGAGCGACCGCCGTCCGCCCGGCGACGGAAACGAGCCTCGACCGGCTCGGCCTCGACGCCGTCGACCTCCTGTACGTCCACCGTCCCCGCGGCGACTACGACCCCGAGACGACGCTGCCCGCTGTCGAGGCCGTCCGCGAGGCGGGGTTGACCGACCACGTCGGCCTCTCGAACTTCGAGCCCGAACAGCTCGCGGCGGCGCGCGAGCACGTCGACGTCGCCGCCCACCAGGTCGAGTTCCACCCGCTGTACTGGCGCGAGTCGCTGCTCGCCGACGCCCGTGAGCACGGCTACCCGCTGGTCGCGTACTCGCCGCTGGCCGGCGGGGGCGTGTTCGAGGACCCGACTATCGTTGACATCGCCGACCGGCACGACACGTCGCCGGCCGCCGTCAGCATCGCCTGGGTGACGAGCTACGACAACGTCGTCACGATTCCGAAGGCGTCCTCGCAATCCCATCTCAGCGCCAACCTCGCCGCCGCCGACCTCCAGTTGACCGACGCCGAGAGAGCCCGCATCGAGGCCATCGAGCGCGAAGAAGAACTGTTCCCGGAGTGA
- a CDS encoding KEOPS complex subunit Pcc1, which produces MTAPHRTRLTAEYDSAARARAVERSVRPEIDDIEGDRTTASLDRDGRRVELTVEATDLVALRAGINTWLTLRGVAETVAGS; this is translated from the coding sequence ATGACTGCGCCACACCGGACCCGCCTCACCGCCGAGTACGACAGCGCCGCCCGTGCCCGCGCAGTCGAGCGCAGCGTCCGCCCCGAAATCGACGACATCGAGGGCGACCGGACGACCGCCAGCCTCGACCGTGACGGACGGCGGGTCGAACTCACCGTCGAGGCCACCGACCTCGTGGCGCTTCGGGCCGGCATCAACACGTGGCTGACGCTGCGCGGCGTCGCGGAGACCGTCGCGGGAAGCTAA
- a CDS encoding 50S ribosomal protein L37ae, with the protein MWPLGGQQTTMASKSGKTGSSGRFGARYGRVSRRRVAEIESEMNEDHACPNCGEDRVDRQGTGIWQCSYCDYKFTGGSYKPETPGGKTVRRSIRAALSEDEE; encoded by the coding sequence ATGTGGCCGCTCGGCGGACAACAGACCACTATGGCTAGCAAGAGCGGAAAGACCGGGAGCTCGGGCCGTTTCGGCGCTCGCTACGGTCGCGTGTCCCGACGCCGCGTCGCGGAAATCGAATCGGAGATGAACGAGGACCACGCCTGCCCGAACTGCGGTGAGGACCGCGTCGACCGCCAGGGCACGGGCATCTGGCAGTGCAGCTACTGCGACTACAAGTTCACCGGCGGCAGCTACAAGCCGGAGACGCCCGGCGGCAAGACCGTCCGACGCTCCATTCGGGCCGCGCTGTCCGAAGACGAGGAGTAA
- a CDS encoding phosphoglycerol geranylgeranyltransferase — protein sequence MSDWADWDHIVKIDPDKTLVDGETYEDVAATGTDAIEVGGTTGMTEEKMKRVVDACGKYDIPVYIEPSNPASVVHSDRHDGYLIPVVMNAGDVTWITGAHKEWIRIDDEIDWSRTFTEAYIVMNPDASVAAYTQANCDLDADEVAAYAEAAEHLLGQEIVYVEYSGMLGDTEKVAAAADILDDATLFYGGGIHDYESARTMAAHADTIVVGDLVHDEGVDAVRETVEGARDAQAAATADR from the coding sequence ATGAGCGACTGGGCGGACTGGGACCACATCGTGAAGATAGACCCCGACAAGACGCTGGTCGACGGAGAGACCTACGAGGACGTCGCGGCGACGGGGACCGACGCCATCGAAGTCGGGGGGACGACCGGCATGACAGAAGAGAAGATGAAGCGGGTCGTCGACGCCTGCGGCAAGTACGACATCCCCGTCTACATCGAGCCGTCGAACCCTGCCTCCGTCGTCCACAGCGACCGCCACGACGGCTACCTCATCCCCGTCGTGATGAACGCCGGCGACGTGACGTGGATTACCGGCGCACACAAGGAGTGGATACGCATCGACGACGAAATCGACTGGTCCCGGACCTTCACCGAGGCCTACATCGTCATGAACCCCGACGCCTCCGTGGCCGCCTACACGCAGGCCAACTGCGACTTGGACGCCGACGAGGTCGCCGCCTACGCCGAGGCCGCCGAACACCTGCTCGGCCAGGAAATCGTCTACGTCGAGTACTCCGGCATGCTCGGCGACACGGAGAAGGTCGCCGCCGCGGCCGACATCCTCGACGACGCCACGCTGTTCTACGGCGGCGGTATCCACGACTACGAGTCCGCCCGCACGATGGCCGCCCACGCCGACACCATCGTCGTCGGCGACCTCGTCCACGACGAGGGTGTCGACGCGGTCCGGGAGACCGTCGAGGGCGCGAGAGACGCGCAGGCGGCCGCCACCGCGGACCGCTGA
- the hop gene encoding halorhodopsin, translating into MTAASHTATTVLQASQSEVFQEIQSSVLLNSSLWVNIALAGVAVLLFVFMGRGVESSRAKLIWVATLLVPLVSISSYAGLASGLTVGVLEMPPGHALAGQEVLSPWGRYLTWTFSTPMILLALGLLADADIASLFTAITMDVGMCVTGLAAALITSSHLLRWVFYGISCAFFLVVLYILLVEWPADAQAAATAEIFGTLKLLTVVLWLGYPILWALGSEGVALLSVGVTSWGYSGLDILAKYVFAFLLLRWVAANEDAVSNAGASVGSSGAVPSDD; encoded by the coding sequence ATGACAGCTGCCAGTCACACTGCAACGACAGTACTCCAGGCCTCACAGTCCGAGGTGTTTCAGGAGATACAGTCGAGTGTCCTCCTGAACTCGTCGCTGTGGGTGAACATCGCCCTCGCCGGGGTCGCGGTGCTGCTGTTCGTGTTCATGGGCCGAGGGGTCGAGTCCTCCCGCGCGAAACTCATCTGGGTCGCAACCCTACTGGTCCCGCTGGTCTCGATTTCGAGCTATGCTGGCCTGGCCTCTGGGCTGACGGTCGGCGTCCTCGAAATGCCGCCGGGCCACGCCCTCGCCGGCCAGGAGGTCCTCTCCCCGTGGGGTCGGTACCTGACCTGGACGTTCTCGACGCCGATGATACTCCTGGCGCTGGGGTTGCTCGCCGACGCCGACATCGCGTCGCTGTTTACCGCCATCACGATGGACGTCGGGATGTGCGTGACCGGGCTCGCGGCCGCGCTGATTACCTCTTCGCACCTGCTGCGCTGGGTGTTCTACGGCATCAGCTGTGCGTTCTTCCTGGTGGTGCTGTACATCCTGCTCGTCGAGTGGCCGGCCGACGCACAGGCCGCGGCGACGGCCGAGATATTCGGGACGCTCAAGCTCCTGACCGTCGTGCTGTGGCTCGGCTACCCGATTCTGTGGGCGCTAGGCTCGGAGGGGGTGGCCCTCCTGAGCGTCGGCGTGACCTCGTGGGGTTACTCCGGGCTGGACATCCTCGCCAAGTACGTCTTCGCGTTCCTGCTCCTGCGCTGGGTGGCCGCCAACGAAGACGCCGTCTCGAACGCCGGTGCGAGCGTCGGCTCCAGCGGCGCTGTGCCGTCGGACGACTGA
- a CDS encoding prefoldin subunit beta has protein sequence MQGNLPPEAQEKLEELQDLQQTAQQVAAQKQQAETELQESQTALDELDDIDEDATMYREVGELLVKTEFDEAKDDLEEKVNSLEVRVETLEKQEERVQEQFEDLQGELQQMLGGAGGAGPAGGPGAGGA, from the coding sequence ATGCAGGGTAATCTTCCGCCTGAAGCACAGGAGAAGCTCGAGGAACTGCAGGACCTCCAGCAGACAGCACAGCAGGTCGCCGCACAGAAACAGCAGGCCGAGACGGAGCTCCAGGAGTCCCAGACGGCCCTAGACGAACTCGACGACATCGACGAGGACGCGACCATGTACCGCGAGGTCGGCGAGCTCCTCGTGAAGACGGAGTTCGACGAGGCCAAGGACGACCTCGAAGAGAAGGTCAACAGCCTCGAAGTCCGCGTCGAGACCCTCGAAAAGCAGGAAGAGCGCGTCCAGGAGCAGTTCGAGGACCTCCAGGGCGAGCTCCAGCAGATGCTCGGCGGCGCGGGCGGCGCGGGTCCGGCCGGTGGCCCCGGCGCTGGCGGCGCGTAA
- a CDS encoding DUF2103 domain-containing protein produces MDCRQCATPLDRPGDYCLVCHTANTDAVVLELDRERATVTALFDGSVVGQRTVTTTPEGEGSDEAVVVELRNFAGLVADEVRRKRPEEVYVTGDRDVIAAVRPQLHYEFFRVEGEDPVQRVIDRQGEPALEVVDAAPAEKLGGSHSTLIGGRSGQRVIQTVAGHPHVKKVIPGPIDAGGASSPTGVRAKATRADDNGNVRVLIRDGSSVQENRVVTTAGDRELGEHVRADLNEALREAELQD; encoded by the coding sequence ATGGACTGTCGGCAGTGTGCCACGCCACTGGACCGACCGGGCGACTACTGCCTGGTCTGTCACACTGCTAACACGGACGCCGTCGTCCTCGAACTCGACCGCGAGCGGGCGACGGTGACCGCGCTCTTCGACGGGTCTGTCGTCGGTCAGCGGACGGTGACGACGACGCCGGAGGGCGAGGGCAGCGACGAGGCCGTCGTCGTCGAACTGCGGAACTTCGCCGGCCTCGTCGCCGACGAAGTCCGGCGCAAGCGGCCCGAGGAGGTGTACGTCACGGGCGACCGCGACGTCATCGCCGCCGTCCGGCCCCAGTTGCACTACGAGTTCTTCCGCGTCGAGGGCGAGGACCCGGTCCAGCGAGTCATCGACCGCCAGGGCGAACCCGCACTCGAAGTCGTCGACGCCGCGCCGGCGGAGAAACTCGGCGGAAGCCACTCGACGCTCATCGGCGGCCGGTCGGGCCAGCGAGTCATCCAGACCGTCGCCGGCCACCCCCACGTCAAGAAGGTCATCCCCGGCCCCATCGACGCCGGCGGCGCGAGTTCGCCGACGGGCGTCCGGGCGAAGGCGACCCGCGCCGACGACAACGGGAACGTCCGGGTGCTCATCCGCGACGGCTCCAGCGTCCAGGAGAACCGCGTCGTCACGACGGCCGGCGACCGCGAACTCGGCGAACACGTCCGGGCCGACCTGAACGAGGCGCTCCGCGAGGCGGAGCTACAGGACTGA